In Paracoccus aminophilus JCM 7686, one DNA window encodes the following:
- a CDS encoding 2-dehydro-3-deoxy-6-phosphogalactonate aldolase — protein MTPDLKTSFAACPLVAILRGLVPEEALEIGGALVAAGFRQIEVPLNSPRPLESIKVLADAYGKTALIGAGTVLTPQAVNEVASVGGRLIVTPNTDVSVIKEAKARGLYCTPGCMTPTEAFAAIGAGADAIKLFPAEVIPPIMVKAMRAVLPKDLPVLAVGGITPEGMAPYLEAGANGFGLGGALFKPGLSADEVGARARGFIDALAKLK, from the coding sequence ATGACCCCAGATCTCAAGACCTCATTCGCCGCCTGTCCGCTGGTCGCGATCCTGCGCGGGCTGGTGCCCGAAGAGGCGCTCGAAATCGGCGGCGCGCTGGTCGCAGCGGGCTTTCGCCAGATCGAAGTGCCGCTGAACTCGCCGCGTCCGCTGGAATCGATCAAGGTGCTGGCCGATGCTTACGGCAAGACCGCGCTGATCGGCGCGGGCACGGTGCTGACCCCGCAAGCGGTCAATGAGGTCGCAAGCGTCGGCGGCCGCCTGATCGTGACGCCGAACACCGATGTTTCCGTCATCAAAGAGGCCAAGGCGCGCGGGCTTTATTGCACGCCGGGTTGCATGACCCCGACCGAGGCCTTCGCCGCAATCGGTGCGGGCGCCGATGCGATCAAGCTTTTCCCGGCCGAGGTCATTCCGCCGATCATGGTCAAGGCGATGCGCGCGGTTCTGCCCAAAGATCTGCCGGTTCTGGCCGTCGGCGGCATCACCCCCGAGGGCATGGCGCCCTATCTCGAGGCGGGCGCCAACGGCTTTGGCCTCGGCGGCGCGCTCTTCAAGCCGGGCCTGTCGGCCGATGAAGTCGGCGCGCGCGCCCGTGGCTTCATCGACGCTTTGGCCAAGCTGAAATGA